CGAGAAGGCGCGGAGGGAGCTCGCCGCGACCCGAGAGGACTATGACAGGATACTCATGAACGCCATGTCGCTCTCCGAGGAGCTGCTCGCCGCGATACCGAGCTCGGATCTCATGGTCGACGGGGAGATGCAGCTCCTGGCCGAGCCGGAGTTCGCGCAGGCGGAGAACTTTCGCAGGATAGTGGAGGCGCTTGAGGAGAAGAGGTCGATGCTGAGCCTCCTGGAGAGATGCCGCGACGGCCAGGGGGTGCGCATCTTCATCGGCTCCGAGGCGCACATCGCCGGAGTGGACGCCGTGGGTATAGTGGGCGCGCCTTATCTCAAGGACGGCAAGGTGGTGGGCGCGATAGGGGTGATCGGCCCGATGCGGATGGACTATTCGCGTGTCGTCCCGATAGTCGATTTTACCGCGAAGATATTGAGCGACGTGCTGGACTCATAGGGAGAGCATGATGAGCAAGAAGTCGTTGGATCACAAGAAGACGGAACGCTTCGATCAGAGGAACGCCGAGGAGGAGTCCGAGGCTCAGGCCGCAGAGGTCAATCAGGGCGACGAGATCGAGGCGCAGATACTCTCGGCCGAGAAAGAGGCGAAGGAGCACTACGACAAACTCCTGCGCGTCATGGCCGACTTCGACAACTTCAAGAAGCGCATGTCCCGCGAGCGCGAGGAGATGACCAGGTACTCCAACGAGAAGCTGCTCTCCGAGATACTGCCCGCGCTGGACGATCTGGATCGCGCGCTCGATCATATCCCGATCGACGCGTCGAAGGATGTGGCTGACTTCGCCGAAGGCGTCACGATCGCCCGCCGCTCGCTCGCCTCCACCCTGGATAAATTCGGACTTGCGGAGGTGAGCGCTCAGGGCGAGCGATTTGATCCCGCGATCCACGAGGCGATAGCCACGGTGGAGAGCGAGAGCGAACCGGGCAGCGTGATCGCCGTGCACAGGAAGGGATACACGCTCTTCGACCGGCTGCTTCGGCCGGCGATGGTCACTGTAGCGAAAGAGCCTCAAGGCTGAAGCGCAGCCTTCGAGTCGATAGCGGGGGGAAAGATGAAAAAGATCATTTTGGCGCTCACGCTCATCGCGTTGGCAGCCGGCTGCGCTACCTTCGGCGGCGGGGGCGTAGGCAAGGCGAAGTACCCGAACGCCATCACCCCCCCTGCACAGGCTGAGTTCGACGCGGCCAAGGCGCTCTACGACGGCCAGAGGCTGTCGGACGCCGATGCGGCGTTCGCGAGATTCATAGCGGACCAGCCATACACGCAGCTCACCGACGAATCCAGATTTCTCCGCGGCGAGATCACCTTCATGAGGGGCGCCTATGCCGCTGCGGCCGAGGCGTACAGGAGCGCGTATTCTCAGATAGAATCCCCTCTCGTCGGTCCGAAGGCGCGCTTCAAGGCCGCGTTTTCGCTTCACAGGCTCGGCAGGAACGACGCCGCGCTCAAGGAGCTGAGGGGGATAAACCGAAGGCAGGCGAGCCGGGTTTTGCTCCTGCGCGCCGACTCGCTCGGCGTCAGGGCATCTGAGGCGCTGAAGCGGCCGCTCGGCGAGTACGTTGTCTGGGAGCTGTGGCTGCTGGACGATTATTCCAGCGCCGCATCCGCCGAAGGAGTGGGCGTGGAGGGCGAGAGGCTGGTGTCGGAGGCCGACGCGCTCGATGCCGTGCGCAAGTGGGTGGCCGACAAGGGGGTCACCTCCTCTCAGGTGGAGATCCTGCCGCTGAAGGAGATGAAGGGAAAACGCTCGGGCGGGTATGCGATGTACAAACAAGCGCTCGCCCACCACAGCGAGGGCAACACCGCGTACGCTGCGAAGCTGCTCAGATCATACACGTCGAGCTATCCCAAACACGAGTACTTCGGGGCGGCGCAGCTCCTCATGGGCGAGCTGGGAGGCGTGGTCGGCGAGGGTGCCGGGATCGCGGTCGGGGTGATACTGCCG
The bacterium genome window above contains:
- a CDS encoding heat-inducible transcription repressor HrcA — translated: EKARRELAATREDYDRILMNAMSLSEELLAAIPSSDLMVDGEMQLLAEPEFAQAENFRRIVEALEEKRSMLSLLERCRDGQGVRIFIGSEAHIAGVDAVGIVGAPYLKDGKVVGAIGVIGPMRMDYSRVVPIVDFTAKILSDVLDS
- the grpE gene encoding nucleotide exchange factor GrpE; translated protein: MSKKSLDHKKTERFDQRNAEEESEAQAAEVNQGDEIEAQILSAEKEAKEHYDKLLRVMADFDNFKKRMSREREEMTRYSNEKLLSEILPALDDLDRALDHIPIDASKDVADFAEGVTIARRSLASTLDKFGLAEVSAQGERFDPAIHEAIATVESESEPGSVIAVHRKGYTLFDRLLRPAMVTVAKEPQG